The following is a genomic window from Funiculus sociatus GB2-C1.
GGCTTGTTTAATTCAGTTAATGAGTTTTAACGGTCTAGCATTGACTCTTGACTCCCAGCCTTCTGTTTGATAGGGATGCGTAAATCCCAAGAGCGTTTCAAATCAAAAATTTACTCAGCTTAATAGGAGAAATACACCCATGCGGATGTTTAAAATTACTGCCTGTGTCCCCAGCCAGACCCGTATTCGGACTCAGCGGGAGTTGCAAAACACTTATTTCACGAAACTGGTTCCCTACGAAAACTGGTTTCGCGAACAGCAGCGGATTATGAAAATGGGTGGAAAAATCGTTAAGGTTGAGTTAGCTACTGGTAAGCCTGGGGTCAATACTGGACTGCTTTAATTCCTTCTTTCGCAGGCTAATTTACAGAATTTTTAACAAAGGCGGCAGGAGTTTCCCTTTTAAACCCATAGGGTAAAAGTGAGACTCCTGCCGCACAGTATTTAGGGGTTAAATCAATACGGTTCACCTAGACTTAAAAATCAAAGACCTGCTACAACTGTGTATCCGGGTTTAAAGGGGTTTGCTTTTGCGCGTTAAATTGCTATCATGCAGCGATTGAATGTCACTTCAAAAGCCACGTCTTTTGTGAATTTACGTCAGCTAGTTCCCTTTTTTAATCCCGCCGTCCAAGATTGGGCAATAGATGCCCGGTTGTTGAGGTGGCTGACCTTCCTCTGGCTATTTATCGGCTTAGTGGTTCTGTTCTCAGCATCTTATCCCAGTGGGGATGCTGAGTATGGGGATGGACTGTACTACTTCAAACGGCAAATTATCTCGGTGATGCTGGGGCTATTGGTATTTAACGTGGTGGTAAATTTCCCCCTGCGTCATGTACTGGGAATAGCCAATTGGGGTGTGATACTGCTGCTGGGGGTAATTTTCGTCACTCTAATTCCGGGAGTAGGAACCACAACTAATGGTGCCACGCGCTGGATTGCCTTGGGGCCGTTTCCGCTGCAACCTTCTGAGTTGATTAAGCCATTTTTGGTGTTGCAAAGCGCTCGCATTTTTGGAAACTGGGATAGGCTGACTTGGAGGGTGCGATTGACGTGGCTGTTTATTTTTTGCTGCGTACTTGTGGGAATTCTCCTACAGCCGAACTTGAGTACAACTGCGCTGTGCGGAATGACTTTGTGGCTGATTGCGCTTGCGGCTGGGTTGCCTTTTTCCTATTTGGGGGGAACGGCGCTGGGCGGGTTGCTTTTGGCAACGATCAGTATCAGCGTGAAGGAATATCAGCGGCGGCGGGTGATGTCGTTTCTTAATCCTTGGGCTGATCCGATGCAAGATGGATACCAGCTGGTTCAAAGTTTACTGGCGGTAGGGTCTGGCGGTACTTGGGGGTCTGGTTTTGGGCTGTCGCAACAGAAGCTGTTTTATTTGCCGATTCAGTACACAGATTTTATTTTTGCGGTGTATGCAGAGGAGTTCGGCTTTGCAGGCAGTTTGCTGTTGATAGTGTTGCTGATGGCTTATGCGACGCTGGCGCTGATGGTGGCGATGAGGGCTAAAACTCCCATTCATCGGTTGGTGGCGATTGGAACAATGGTTTTGATGGTGGGGCAGTCGCTGCTGAATATTGGTGTTGCTACGGGCGTTTTGCCTACAACTGGTTTGCCGTTGCCGTTGTTTAGCTATGGTGGCAATTCGATGATTGCGAGTTTGATGGCGGCGGGGCTGTTGATTCGGGTGGCAAGAGAAAGCAGTGAGGCTGAGGTTTTGCCTTTGCAGGGGCGGAGGTTTGTTCAGGGGCGATCGCGTCGGGTTATCCAAAAGCCTAATGCTTAGATGAGGTCTTGGAGTTGCCCACAAAAATCACCAGTCTAAGTGAGCTAAAATTCAAGCAGAGCAAGCATTTTACACGCCAACTGCCCCATGTTTGAAACTCTCTCTACCAGACTTTATGAATTAGAACAATTTGCTAATCACCTTGTCTCTACCCAGCTGACACATTTGGGCTTTCTCAGCATCGCAGTCATTTTTGCAGCAGGGTTATTTACCAGCCTGACACCCTGTATGCTTTCCATGTTGCCAATTACCATTGGCTATATTGGGGGATATGAAACTAAAAGTCGGCTGCAAGCCGCTGCCCAATCGACTTGGTTTTCGCTGGGATTGGCAACGACGCTGGCGGGATTAGGAATCTTGGCAGGTTTACTGGGACGAGTTTACGGTCAGGTAGGATTCGGGTTGCCGATAATTGTTAGCCTTTTGGCAATCCTGATGGGGTTAAATTTACTCGAAGCATTGCCTTTACAGTTGCCTGCTTGGGGTGGTTTTGAATGGATTTCTAAAGACTTACCAGAGGGTGTCCGTTCTTATCTGATTGGCTTAACTTTTGGGGTGATAGCTTCCCCTTGCAGTACCCCTGTTTTGGCAACTTTGTTGGGTTGGGTTGCCACGACGCAAGATTTTGTGTTAGGTGGAGTTTTGCTGCTATCCTATACGGCGGGATACGTCGCACCTTTGATTTTGGCGGGGACTTTTACTGCTTCTATTAAAAAGTTGCTGGAGTTGCGTCAATGGTCTGGTTGGATAAACCCGG
Proteins encoded in this region:
- a CDS encoding FtsW/RodA/SpoVE family cell cycle protein, translating into MQRLNVTSKATSFVNLRQLVPFFNPAVQDWAIDARLLRWLTFLWLFIGLVVLFSASYPSGDAEYGDGLYYFKRQIISVMLGLLVFNVVVNFPLRHVLGIANWGVILLLGVIFVTLIPGVGTTTNGATRWIALGPFPLQPSELIKPFLVLQSARIFGNWDRLTWRVRLTWLFIFCCVLVGILLQPNLSTTALCGMTLWLIALAAGLPFSYLGGTALGGLLLATISISVKEYQRRRVMSFLNPWADPMQDGYQLVQSLLAVGSGGTWGSGFGLSQQKLFYLPIQYTDFIFAVYAEEFGFAGSLLLIVLLMAYATLALMVAMRAKTPIHRLVAIGTMVLMVGQSLLNIGVATGVLPTTGLPLPLFSYGGNSMIASLMAAGLLIRVARESSEAEVLPLQGRRFVQGRSRRVIQKPNA
- a CDS encoding cytochrome c biogenesis protein CcdA; its protein translation is MFETLSTRLYELEQFANHLVSTQLTHLGFLSIAVIFAAGLFTSLTPCMLSMLPITIGYIGGYETKSRLQAAAQSTWFSLGLATTLAGLGILAGLLGRVYGQVGFGLPIIVSLLAILMGLNLLEALPLQLPAWGGFEWISKDLPEGVRSYLIGLTFGVIASPCSTPVLATLLGWVATTQDFVLGGVLLLSYTAGYVAPLILAGTFTASIKKLLELRQWSGWINPVSGALLVGFGVFSLLSRLPVG
- a CDS encoding phycobilisome linker polypeptide, with amino-acid sequence MRMFKITACVPSQTRIRTQRELQNTYFTKLVPYENWFREQQRIMKMGGKIVKVELATGKPGVNTGLL